From Vanessa cardui chromosome 11, ilVanCard2.1, whole genome shotgun sequence, the proteins below share one genomic window:
- the LOC124533595 gene encoding fungal protease inhibitor-1-like, translated as MKAVLVLAIIVCGLALAYGDLVCGSNYCKQHPCTARVASSSCRPPSTYRENHAGKCACCPACVTTLSEGAACKTYSKELGETPSAICKEPLKCLTGVCTKVPPRG; from the exons aTGAAGGCTGTTTTAGTGTTAGCGATTATTGTGTGCGGCTTGGCCCTGGCCTACGGCGATTTGGTCTGCGGTTCAAACTACTGTAAACAACACCCGTGCACCGCACGGGTGGCGTCCTCAAGCTGTCGTCCGCCTTCCACCTACCGTGAAAACCACGCCGGCAAGTGTGCCTGCTGCCCAGCCTGTGTGACCACTCTAT CTGAAGGAGCTGCGTGTAAGACCTACAGCAAAGAGTTGGGAGAGACTCCTTCCGCGATCTGCAAGGAGCCACTCAAGTGTCTTACGGGAGTGTGCACTAAAGTACCACCAAGAGGATAA